The following proteins come from a genomic window of Amphiura filiformis chromosome 16, Afil_fr2py, whole genome shotgun sequence:
- the LOC140136392 gene encoding hyalin-like gives MRKERIWQISLNLHILCNCRICYKIIAENEIKHLDLLVLSVDSDAPIVSGCPNSASYPVPFGTQSRVVTWIEPTAFDNSGRQPTVVRSHQPGQNFPVGRTPVTYIFTDSSGNEAQCSFSITVIVVDTIPPVISGCPLSPTYTVPLGTSGRVVSWIEPTATDDSGVTPTYIQSHSPGDRFMVGVTQVTYIFSDTSGNEASCSFSTTVLSVDTDAPIVSGCPGSASYPVPCGTQSRSVTWIEPTAFDNSGRQPTISRSHQPGQIFPVGTSQVTYIFTDSSGNEAQCSFTITVNVVDTIPPVISGCPLSATYTVPLGTPRRIVSWLEPAAADDCGVVPTSLQSHSPGDSFVVGVTQVTYIFSDSSGNEEFCSFSITANGKEIGDFEANSAKGYGRKNVSSNLLSARIGKLNPFDLKVHKFASYLSIFFTEKQSTLALAACCHNMDNNLLEKLKEYPEELTAA, from the exons ATGAG GAAGGAAAGAATATGGCAGATCTCGCTGAACTTGCACATTCTATGCAACTGCCGCATATGCTATAAAATCATtgctgaaaatgaaataaaacatcttGATCTTTTAGTTTTGTCAGTTGACTCGGATGCTCCCATAGTCAGTGGATGTCCAAACTCAGCCAGTTATCCAGTGCCATTTGGAACACAATCACGTGTTGTGACTTGGATTGAACCCACTGCCTTTGATAACTCGGGGAGACAACCGACTGTTGTAAGATCTCATCAACCTGGACAAAACTTCCCTGTTGGTAGAACTCCAGTGACTTATATTTTCACTGATTCTTCAGGGAATGAAGCTCAGTGCTCATTCTCTATTACTG TCATTGTAGTTGACACCATCCCTCCTGTGATCAGTGGATGTCCTCTGTCACCCACATATACAGTACCACTGGGAACATCAGGAAGAGTTGTGAGTTGGATAGAACCTACAGCTACAGATGACAGTGGTGTGACACCAACATACATACAATCTCATAGTCCTGGAGATAGGTTTATGGTTGGTGTGACACAAGTCACATATATATTCAGTGACACATCAGGAAATGAAGCAAGCTGTTCTTTCAGTACTACTG TTTTGTCAGTCGACACGGATGCTCCGATAGTCAGCGGATGTCCAGGCTCAGCCAGTTATCCAGTGCCATGTGGAACACAATCTCGTTCTGTGACTTGGATTGAACCAACTGCATTTGATAACTCGGGAAGACAACCCACTATTTCAAGATCTCATCAACCTGGACAAATCTTCCCTGTTGGTACATCTCAAGTGACTTATATTTTTACTGATTCTTCAGGGAATGAAGCTCAGTGCTCATTCACTATTACTG TCAATGTAGTTGACACCATCCCTCCTGTGATCAGCGGATGTCCTCTATCAGCTACATATACAGTTCCACTGGGAACACCCAGAAGAATTGTGAGTTGGCTAGAACCTGCAGCTGCAGATGATTGTGGAGTGGTGCCTACAAGTTTACAATCTCATAGTCCTGGAGATAGCTTTGTGGTTGGTGTGACACAAGTCACATATATATTCAGTGACTCATCAGGCAATGAGGAATTCTGTTCTTTCAGTATCACTG CTAATGGGAAAGAGATAGGAGATTTCGAAGCTAACTCTGCAAAAGGCTATGGAAGAAAAAATGTTTCTTCTAACTTGTTGTCAGCTAGGATTGGAAAGTTAAATCCTTTTGATCTTAAGGTGCATAAGTTTGCCAGCTACTTGAGCATCTTTTTCACTGAAAAGCAAAGTACACTAGCCTTAGCTGCATGTTGTCACAATATGGACAATAACCTTTTAGAGAAACTCAAAGAATACCCAGAAGAGCTAACTGCTGCATAA
- the LOC140136393 gene encoding hyalin-like, which produces KNRYFLVLSVDTDAPIVSGCPGSASYPVPCGTQSRSVTWIEPTAFDNSGRQPTISRSHQPGQNFPVGTTPVTYIFTDSSGNEAQCSFTITVNVVDTIPPVISGCPLSATYTVPLGTPRRIVSWLEPAATDDCGVMPTSLQSHSPGDSFVVGVTQVTYIFSDSSGNDEFCSFSITGNCYFCLVCQLLAQNREVWMLYFCSNFALFAK; this is translated from the exons aaaaatcggtaCTTTTTAGTTTTGTCAGTGGACACAGATGCTCCTATAGTTAGTGGATGTCCAGGCTCAGCCAGTTATCCAGTGCCATGTGGAACCCAATCTCGATCTGTGACTTGGATTGAACCAACTGCATTTGATAACTCAGGGAGACAACCCACTATTTCAAGATCTCATCAACCTGGACAAAACTTCCCTGTTGGTACAACTCCAGTGACTTATATTTTTACTGATTCTTCAGGGAATGAAGCTCAGTGCTCATTCACTATTACTG TCAATGTAGTTGACACCATCCCTCCTGTGATCAGCGGATGTCCTCTATCAGCTACATATACAGTTCCACTGGGAACACCCAGAAGAATTGTGAGTTGGCTAGAACCTGCAGCTACAGATGACTGTGGAGTGATGCCTACAAGTTTACAATCTCATAGTCCTGGAGATAGCTTTGTGGTTGGTGTGACACAAGTCACATATATATTCAGTGACTCATCAGGCAATGACGAATTCTGTTCTTTCAGTATCACTGgtaattgttatttttgtttggtttgcCAGCTGCTAGCTCAAAACAGAGAAGTCTGGATGCTTTATTTCTGTAGCAATTTTGCTCTCTTTGCAAAATAG
- the LOC140136394 gene encoding hyalin-like, with product MTLDLFLSVDTDAPIVSGCPGSASYPVPCGTQSRSVTWIEPTAFDNSGDNPLFQDLINLDKTSFNVVDTIPPVISGCPLSATYTVPLGTPRRIVSWLEPAATDDCGVMPTSLQSHSPGDSFVNLLNLHILYNCRICYKIIAEIEIKKNLYFLVLSVDTDAPIVSGCPGSASYPVPCGTQSRSVTWIEPTAFDNSGRQPTISRSHQPGQNFPVATTPVTYIFTDSSGNEAQCSFTITVNVVDTIPPVISGCPQAATYTVPLGTPRRIVSWLEPAATDDCGVIPTSLQSHSPGDSFVVGVTQVTYIFSDSSGNDEFCSFGITVLSVDSDAPIVSGCPNSDSYPVPSGTQSRSVTWIEPTAFDNSVHNPLLQDLINLDKTSLLVELQ from the exons ATGACTCTGGATCTTT TTTTGTCAGTGGACACAGATGCTCCTATAGTTAGTGGATGTCCAGGCTCAGCCAGTTATCCAGTGCCATGTGGAACCCAATCTCGATCTGTGACTTGGATTGAACCAACTGCATTTGATAACTCAGGAGACAACCCACTATTTCAAGATCTCATCAACCTGGACAAAACTTCCT TCAATGTAGTTGACACCATCCCTCCTGTGATCAGCGGATGTCCTCTATCAGCTACATATACAGTTCCACTGGGAACACCCAGAAGAATTGTGAGTTGGCTAGAACCTGCAGCTACAGATGACTGTGGAGTGATGCCTACAAGTTTACAATCTCATAGTCCTGGAGATAGCTTTGTG AACTTGCTGAACTTGCACATTCTATACAACTGCCGCATATGCTATAAAATCATTgctgaaattgaaattaaaaaaaatctgtacTTTTTAGTTTTGTCAGTGGACACAGATGCTCCTATAGTTAGTGGATGTCCAGGCTCAGCCAGTTATCCAGTGCCATGTGGAACCCAATCTCGATCTGTGACTTGGATTGAACCAACTGCATTTGATAACTCAGGAAGACAACCCACTATTTCAAGATCTCATCAACCTGGACAAAACTTCCCTGTTGCTACAACTCCAGTGACTTATATTTTTACTGATTCTTCAGGGAATGAAGCTCAGTGCTCATTCACTATTACTG TGAATGTAGTTGACACCATCCCTCCTGTGATCAGTGGATGTCCTCAAGCAGCTACATATACAGTTCCACTGGGAACACCCAGAAGAATTGTGAGTTGGCTAGAACCTGCAGCTACAGATGACTGTGGAGTGATACCTACTAGTTTACAATCTCATAGTCCTGGAGATAGCTTTGTGGTTGGTGTGACACAAGTCACATATATATTCAGTGACTCATCAGGCAATGACGAATTCTGTTCTTTCGGTATCACTG TTTTGTCAGTTGACTCAGATGCTCCTATAGTCAGCGGTTGTCCAAACTCGGACAGTTATCCAGTGCCATCTGGGACACAATCTCGCTCTGTGACTTGGATTGAACCCACTGCATTTGACAATTCGGTGCACAACCCACTGTTACAAGATCTCATCAACCTGGACAAAACTTCGCTGTTGGTAGAACTCCAGTGA